One segment of Porticoccus hydrocarbonoclasticus MCTG13d DNA contains the following:
- a CDS encoding AMP-binding protein yields the protein MSENQQPMDVNEAVRKSWEHFGLPAELPPCDFQSLLDVLEDAVSHFPDNPAATSLGGTLSFAELDTFSTRFAAYLQQHTQLRPGDRLAIQMPSLIQYLVVAYGAFKAGLVVVNINPMYTEVELDYQLNHAGVKAVVVFDRFLGIVEAVRDQTPVETVFVTSPFDLHPPFKRRLMSVVLKLMGKAVKPGRAIPLQQVFTEASDTGYQPVELTLDNMALLQYTGGTTGVSKPAIISHGNMVNVTRQAWALLEMSGLERGKERIVSPLPLYHIYAFALSVTTGVYIGAHSLLVPNPRDIKGFVKLLRRWPATLFSGLNTLFVALLKHPDFTRIDFSGLKITLSGGSALASGTGKAWQDKTGCEISEAYGLTEASPIVSFSPRGSGKAGSVGIAVPETELRIVDDEGKALTVDEHGELWVRGPQVMSGYLDFPEETAKTITDDGWLKTGDIASVDRDGFLRIHDRKKDMISVSGFNVYPNEIENVVSHHPDISYCAVVGVPDEHSGEAVKLYLVSTNPKLTADDMHDYCAKQLARYKLPKYIEFRDELPLSNVGKVLRRELRDS from the coding sequence GTGTCTGAGAATCAGCAGCCAATGGATGTGAACGAAGCAGTACGAAAATCGTGGGAACACTTTGGATTGCCTGCGGAGTTGCCGCCCTGTGATTTTCAGTCACTTCTGGATGTGCTGGAGGATGCGGTATCGCACTTTCCGGATAACCCGGCAGCAACATCTCTGGGTGGCACGTTAAGCTTTGCTGAGCTGGATACCTTTTCTACCCGGTTTGCCGCCTATTTGCAGCAACACACCCAGCTAAGGCCCGGTGACCGTCTGGCCATTCAGATGCCCAGCCTGATCCAGTACCTGGTGGTGGCCTACGGTGCTTTTAAAGCCGGATTGGTGGTGGTGAATATCAACCCAATGTATACCGAGGTGGAGCTCGACTATCAACTCAATCACGCCGGGGTGAAGGCCGTGGTGGTGTTTGACCGTTTCCTGGGTATCGTGGAAGCTGTACGTGATCAGACACCGGTGGAAACCGTGTTTGTCACCAGTCCCTTCGATCTTCATCCACCCTTTAAACGTCGGCTGATGAGCGTGGTGCTTAAACTGATGGGTAAAGCGGTGAAACCCGGCCGTGCAATCCCTTTGCAGCAGGTATTTACGGAGGCGTCCGATACCGGATATCAACCCGTTGAGCTGACACTGGATAATATGGCGCTGTTACAATACACCGGCGGAACAACCGGTGTTTCCAAGCCCGCCATCATCAGTCATGGCAATATGGTCAATGTCACTCGCCAGGCCTGGGCATTGCTTGAGATGTCGGGTCTGGAGCGGGGTAAGGAACGGATTGTTTCACCATTGCCGCTCTATCATATCTATGCCTTCGCGCTTTCAGTAACCACGGGTGTGTATATCGGGGCCCACTCCCTGTTGGTGCCCAACCCGAGAGATATCAAGGGGTTTGTCAAGCTGTTGAGGCGCTGGCCCGCGACACTGTTTTCCGGTCTGAACACCCTGTTTGTGGCCTTGCTCAAACATCCCGATTTTACCCGCATCGATTTTTCAGGCCTGAAAATTACCCTGTCAGGCGGTTCCGCTCTGGCCAGTGGCACCGGCAAAGCCTGGCAGGACAAGACCGGCTGCGAGATCAGCGAAGCTTATGGGCTAACTGAGGCTTCGCCGATTGTGTCATTTTCTCCACGGGGTTCAGGCAAGGCCGGCTCTGTAGGTATTGCCGTTCCTGAGACAGAGTTACGAATTGTCGATGACGAGGGAAAGGCATTAACCGTTGATGAACACGGCGAACTCTGGGTGCGGGGTCCGCAGGTGATGTCCGGCTACCTGGATTTCCCTGAAGAGACAGCCAAAACCATTACTGACGACGGTTGGCTGAAAACCGGTGACATCGCATCAGTGGATCGGGATGGATTTCTCCGCATTCACGACCGTAAAAAAGACATGATCAGTGTGTCGGGTTTTAATGTCTATCCCAATGAGATTGAAAACGTGGTGTCGCACCATCCCGACATCAGTTACTGCGCGGTCGTTGGCGTGCCAGACGAACACTCGGGTGAAGCGGTCAAACTGTATCTGGTCAGTACCAACCCCAAGCTGACTGCGGACGATATGCACGATTACTGTGCGAAGCAGCTGGCACGCTATAAATTACCAAAGTACATTGAGTTCCGGGATGAGCTGCCGCTCTCCAATGTGGGTAAGGTTTTGCGTCGAGAGTTGCGTGACAGCTGA
- a CDS encoding putative porin, which translates to MKRTAIFLAVSGFTLCPALFANADEATLQELRAQVAVLTERLNEMEAKTKVMEEKTNQVVATAKPATSWADRIQWHGDVRYRIEQTDKDSAYDDINRNRIRARIGLTAQVSDDFKAGVALASGSESPTSANQTLGGGGSSKQINLDMAWIDWNFAENLNLVAGKTKNPFYTPGGSGLVWDSDYRPEGGHLSYDNGSVWAIAAYHFLNSYDGSKGTDDIEEMFGAQLGYNATVSDKTSLKVGTSYLYIPVAGSAAFFEDSDDNAEFFGNTGIGGSHALDYEVAEVFAELNTKLAGISTMLFADYVKNTDSDADEDTGYSTGFKLGKIKGRGDFAFSYLYQDLEADAVFAAFADSDFAGGGTDVKGHKYGAYLGLSKNTTASLSYYDTEIGKVRGDGKKSDYDAIKLNVEAKF; encoded by the coding sequence ATGAAACGAACTGCCATTTTCCTAGCTGTTAGCGGCTTTACCCTGTGCCCTGCCCTGTTCGCAAATGCAGACGAAGCAACCCTGCAGGAATTGAGAGCTCAGGTTGCCGTCCTGACTGAGCGCCTCAATGAAATGGAGGCAAAAACCAAAGTAATGGAGGAAAAAACCAATCAGGTGGTTGCCACCGCAAAACCAGCCACCTCCTGGGCCGACAGAATCCAGTGGCACGGCGATGTCCGGTACCGCATCGAACAGACTGATAAAGACAGCGCCTATGATGATATCAACCGCAACCGGATACGTGCGCGTATTGGTCTCACTGCCCAGGTTTCCGATGACTTCAAGGCAGGCGTAGCACTGGCCAGCGGTAGTGAGTCTCCAACATCCGCCAACCAGACCCTCGGAGGTGGCGGCAGCTCGAAACAAATCAACCTGGACATGGCCTGGATTGACTGGAATTTTGCCGAAAACCTGAACCTGGTGGCCGGCAAGACCAAAAATCCTTTCTATACCCCTGGCGGTAGCGGCCTGGTATGGGATAGCGATTATCGCCCTGAGGGCGGGCACCTGTCCTATGACAATGGCTCGGTTTGGGCCATCGCCGCCTATCACTTTCTGAATAGCTACGATGGCAGCAAAGGGACAGACGATATCGAGGAGATGTTTGGTGCCCAGCTAGGCTATAACGCAACAGTTTCCGACAAAACATCTCTAAAGGTGGGTACCAGCTACCTTTATATACCGGTTGCCGGCAGTGCCGCTTTTTTTGAGGATAGTGATGATAATGCCGAGTTCTTCGGTAACACAGGGATTGGCGGATCCCATGCACTGGATTATGAAGTTGCCGAAGTTTTTGCCGAGTTGAATACCAAGCTCGCCGGGATATCAACCATGTTGTTTGCCGATTACGTCAAAAATACCGATAGCGACGCCGATGAAGACACGGGCTACTCAACAGGATTCAAGCTTGGCAAGATCAAGGGCAGGGGCGACTTCGCCTTCAGCTATCTGTATCAGGACCTGGAGGCTGATGCAGTCTTCGCCGCTTTCGCTGACTCGGATTTCGCCGGTGGTGGCACCGATGTGAAAGGACACAAATACGGCGCCTACCTGGGCCTCAGCAAGAACACCACCGCAAGCCTGTCCTACTACGACACCGAAATCGGCAAAGTCAGAGGTGATGGCAAAAAGAGTGACTACGACGCCATCAAGCTTAACGTAGAGGCAAAATTCTAA
- a CDS encoding HvfA family oxazolone/thioamide-modified RiPP metallophore, whose protein sequence is MSKRNLNPLAAAVGAAFMASVTLSPMASATENPFQATELGAGYKLAGDHGEGKCGEAKCGEGKCGEAEKGDKGDKGDKEGKCGEGKCGGQG, encoded by the coding sequence ATGAGTAAACGTAATCTGAATCCACTGGCAGCGGCGGTGGGTGCTGCATTTATGGCATCTGTCACGCTTTCCCCAATGGCATCCGCCACCGAGAATCCCTTTCAGGCCACTGAGCTGGGTGCAGGCTATAAATTGGCCGGTGACCACGGTGAGGGCAAGTGCGGAGAAGCCAAATGTGGTGAGGGCAAGTGTGGCGAAGCCGAAAAAGGTGATAAAGGCGATAAAGGCGACAAAGAAGGGAAGTGCGGTGAAGGCAAATGCGGTGGCCAAGGCTAA
- the hrpA gene encoding ATP-dependent RNA helicase HrpA: MTDDVSQWRDRIELCLGADREPLNRQLDKIAQRAAQGKPFDRELKIFLARLEKSSQRYQARLSSVPSLTYPDDLPIAARREDLRKAIADHQVVIVAGETGSGKTTQLPKICLELGRGVAGMIGHTQPRRIAARTVANRIAEELQQPLGETVGYQVRFSEQSSDNTLVKLMTDGILLADIQHDRLLHRYDTLIIDEAHERSLNIDFLLGYLKNILPQRPDLKVVITSATIDVERFSRHFDDAPIIEVSGRTYPVDVEYRPAEEDRDLSLQVLDTVEEILTLPKRGDILVFLSGEREIRETANLLRKAQLPHLEVVPLYARLSLAEQGRVFLPHKGVRVVLATNVAETSLTVPGIRYVIDPGTARISRYSYRTKVQRLPIEPVSQASANQRKGRCGRVSEGVCFRLYSEADFNNRPAYTDPEIVRTNLASVILQMLQLKIGDIRDFPFVEAPDQRLINDGFSLLQELHAVTPQGELTETGRQLSRIPADPRLGRMLLAAGKEGALRELLVIVSALSVQDPRERPADKQQAADEKHRQWQDKHSDFTALLNLWNTMEAQRQELGRNPFDRYCRQQFVSPLRIREWRDLHHQLHRYCRELKLPENRDPADYPAIHRALLTGLLGQVGFRHDDREFLGPRNRKFHVFPASGLFKKPPKWLMAAEIIETSKLYSHVNAAIEPEWLQELAAHLVKKSYSEPHYSARRGQVMAFEQQTLYGLPILSRKPCNYSAIDPPACRDIFIRAALVEGEYRGKGAFFDHNQSMQENLEDMESRIRRRDVLVDDEVMYQFYQERLPAHIVNLKGFEKWRTEAEKQDPRLLWMDESLLIQRELDEDLEAQYPNHLEWQGTVYPLSYHFEPGHPEDGVSVTVPVSILHQLPNYRFEWLVPGMLRDKCIALIKGLPKSLRRHFVPVPGFVDKALAGLKVGDVPLADSLGHQLKRLSGVTVADEQWQQVELEPIYSINIRLIDEQGELLAMGRNLTELKATYRGRVSRTINESSVDSIEQTDLTGWTFDELPTSFTIRQQGLAIRTYPALVCDGNRVDLKLLDNPARAANETVRGLLKLYQLSYPQGVKDLRKTLLKGCDLSLKAAHFQSREQLLNSLIDAAYYHSLVEHHAVPRNREDFEQQLLEGKAEIASAALQLEQLVLSCLPLRAGVYRVIKKLGFVVLPAVSDINRQIDGLFRDGFLLDVPAEWLQQYPRYLKAILARLEKLPGQPEKDRQTLQQLTKLEDRLYPCFGKWDDLADDVRKEMWQHYFMLQEYRVSLFAQQLGTRMPVSEKRITAHWFELESMLAGT; the protein is encoded by the coding sequence ATGACGGATGATGTTTCACAATGGCGGGACAGGATTGAGCTGTGCCTCGGGGCTGATCGTGAGCCGCTGAACCGGCAACTGGACAAGATTGCCCAGCGGGCTGCGCAGGGCAAGCCGTTTGACCGGGAGCTGAAGATTTTTTTGGCGCGGCTGGAAAAATCCAGCCAACGGTATCAAGCACGTCTGTCCAGTGTGCCGTCGCTGACATATCCGGACGATCTGCCCATTGCGGCCCGTCGGGAAGACCTTCGCAAGGCGATTGCCGATCACCAGGTGGTGATTGTGGCTGGGGAAACCGGTTCCGGTAAAACCACCCAATTACCCAAAATCTGTCTTGAGCTCGGTCGGGGCGTCGCCGGCATGATCGGCCACACCCAGCCGCGCCGTATCGCGGCCCGGACGGTGGCCAACCGTATCGCCGAGGAGTTGCAGCAACCACTTGGCGAAACGGTCGGTTATCAGGTTCGTTTCAGTGAGCAAAGCAGTGATAACACGCTGGTTAAACTGATGACGGACGGTATTCTGCTCGCCGATATTCAGCATGACCGACTGCTGCACCGCTACGATACCCTGATTATTGATGAGGCCCATGAGCGGAGCCTGAATATCGACTTCCTGCTCGGCTATCTGAAAAATATTCTCCCCCAGCGTCCCGACCTGAAAGTGGTTATCACCTCTGCGACTATTGATGTGGAGCGCTTCTCCCGGCATTTTGATGATGCGCCGATTATCGAGGTATCCGGCCGCACCTATCCCGTGGACGTTGAATATCGTCCCGCCGAGGAAGACCGGGACCTGTCGCTGCAGGTGCTGGATACGGTAGAAGAGATTCTGACGTTGCCAAAGCGGGGTGACATCCTAGTGTTCCTCAGCGGCGAGCGCGAGATTCGCGAAACGGCCAATCTGTTGCGCAAGGCGCAACTGCCTCACCTCGAGGTGGTGCCACTCTATGCCCGTTTGAGTCTGGCGGAGCAGGGCCGGGTATTCTTGCCTCACAAGGGTGTGCGGGTGGTACTGGCCACCAATGTGGCGGAAACCTCCCTGACAGTGCCCGGCATCCGTTATGTGATTGACCCGGGCACGGCCAGAATCAGTCGCTACAGTTATCGCACCAAGGTACAACGACTGCCAATAGAACCGGTTTCCCAGGCCAGTGCCAACCAGCGCAAGGGACGCTGTGGCCGGGTTAGTGAAGGGGTTTGCTTCCGCCTGTACAGCGAAGCGGACTTCAATAACCGTCCGGCCTATACAGATCCCGAAATTGTCCGCACCAACCTGGCTTCAGTCATTTTACAAATGTTGCAATTGAAAATTGGTGATATTCGTGACTTTCCGTTTGTGGAGGCACCGGACCAGCGGCTGATCAACGACGGTTTCAGCCTGTTACAGGAGCTGCACGCGGTCACCCCGCAAGGTGAGTTGACCGAGACAGGGCGGCAACTCTCCCGTATCCCGGCTGACCCCAGGTTGGGCAGGATGTTGCTTGCAGCCGGAAAAGAAGGGGCCCTGCGTGAATTGTTGGTTATCGTCTCCGCACTCAGTGTTCAGGATCCCCGGGAGCGGCCCGCCGACAAGCAGCAGGCTGCCGACGAAAAGCATCGCCAGTGGCAGGATAAACACTCGGATTTCACGGCGCTGTTAAACCTCTGGAATACGATGGAAGCCCAGCGTCAGGAGTTGGGTCGCAACCCGTTTGACAGATATTGCCGACAGCAGTTTGTATCACCACTGCGAATCAGGGAATGGCGGGATTTGCATCACCAGCTGCACCGTTATTGTCGTGAGCTGAAGTTACCTGAAAACCGTGATCCAGCGGACTATCCAGCGATCCACCGAGCCCTGTTAACCGGTTTGCTGGGACAAGTAGGATTCCGCCACGATGATCGGGAATTTCTCGGCCCGCGCAATCGCAAGTTTCATGTTTTTCCCGCCTCGGGACTGTTTAAAAAACCGCCCAAGTGGCTAATGGCAGCAGAAATTATTGAGACGTCAAAACTGTACAGCCATGTCAACGCCGCGATTGAACCTGAATGGCTGCAGGAGCTGGCGGCACACTTGGTTAAGAAAAGTTACAGCGAGCCTCATTACAGTGCCCGGCGAGGGCAGGTGATGGCCTTTGAGCAGCAGACATTGTATGGACTGCCGATTCTCAGTAGAAAACCCTGTAACTACAGTGCCATTGATCCACCCGCGTGCCGCGACATCTTCATTCGTGCCGCACTGGTGGAGGGCGAGTATCGGGGGAAGGGTGCATTTTTCGACCACAATCAATCAATGCAGGAAAATCTCGAGGATATGGAATCACGAATCCGTCGTCGCGATGTGCTGGTGGACGACGAGGTGATGTACCAGTTTTATCAGGAGCGGTTGCCCGCCCATATTGTTAATCTGAAAGGTTTTGAAAAATGGCGCACCGAGGCCGAAAAGCAGGACCCCAGATTATTGTGGATGGACGAGTCTCTGTTGATCCAGCGGGAGCTTGACGAAGACCTTGAGGCTCAGTACCCGAATCATCTGGAGTGGCAGGGTACAGTCTATCCACTGAGTTACCATTTCGAGCCGGGACATCCCGAAGACGGGGTGAGTGTGACGGTTCCTGTCAGTATCCTCCACCAGTTGCCAAACTACCGTTTTGAGTGGCTGGTGCCGGGTATGCTGCGGGATAAATGTATTGCTTTAATCAAGGGGTTGCCGAAATCACTGCGTCGCCATTTTGTGCCGGTTCCCGGTTTTGTGGACAAGGCACTGGCGGGCTTGAAGGTGGGTGATGTCCCGCTTGCCGACTCCCTTGGACATCAGCTGAAAAGGCTCTCCGGTGTGACGGTTGCCGATGAGCAGTGGCAACAGGTTGAGCTGGAGCCCATCTATTCCATTAATATCCGCCTGATCGATGAACAGGGCGAGCTTTTGGCGATGGGCCGCAACCTGACCGAGCTTAAAGCGACCTACCGGGGGCGGGTCTCCCGAACGATCAATGAATCCTCGGTCGACAGCATTGAGCAAACAGACCTTACCGGTTGGACATTTGATGAATTGCCGACGAGTTTCACCATCCGGCAGCAGGGGCTGGCTATTCGCACCTACCCGGCGCTGGTTTGTGATGGAAACCGGGTGGATTTGAAGTTACTGGATAATCCGGCGAGAGCTGCCAATGAAACGGTCAGGGGGTTGTTGAAGCTCTATCAGCTGAGTTATCCACAGGGGGTGAAAGACCTGCGTAAAACGTTACTGAAGGGGTGCGACTTGTCGTTGAAAGCTGCCCACTTCCAAAGTCGCGAGCAACTGCTCAATTCACTAATCGATGCAGCCTATTATCACTCACTGGTTGAACATCATGCCGTGCCGCGAAACCGCGAAGACTTTGAACAGCAGCTTCTGGAGGGCAAAGCAGAGATTGCCAGTGCCGCCCTGCAACTCGAACAGCTGGTTCTCAGCTGTTTGCCCCTGCGGGCAGGTGTGTATCGAGTCATTAAAAAACTCGGGTTCGTTGTTTTGCCCGCGGTGTCAGATATAAATCGGCAGATTGATGGTCTGTTCCGCGACGGTTTTTTGCTGGATGTGCCTGCGGAATGGTTGCAGCAATACCCGCGCTATTTAAAGGCAATCCTGGCTCGACTGGAAAAACTGCCGGGCCAGCCGGAAAAAGATCGACAGACACTACAGCAGCTGACAAAACTGGAGGATCGTCTCTATCCCTGCTTTGGCAAATGGGACGATCTCGCCGATGACGTTCGCAAAGAGATGTGGCAACACTACTTTATGTTGCAGGAATACCGTGTTTCACTATTTGCTCAGCAACTGGGTACGCGTATGCCTGTTTCAGAGAAACGGATAACTGCCCACTGGTTCGAGTTGGAGTCAATGCTGGCAGGGACCTGA
- a CDS encoding HvfC family RiPP maturation protein, whose product MSESSLDSSTLPTFQRTQYAFAAHLRDPDANPAPPDIEDRRMKIYRELVYNNIESFIATGFPVLRQLIADQHWHALVRDFVSRHCSHSPYFLEISQEFLKYLQEERQFLVSDPPFMLELAHYEWVELALDVAEGDLPELPPVPVDVMAESLQVSPLAWRLSYEYPVHLIGQEYQPTEPPEQPTFLVVYRNREQSVKFLESNAVTIRLLQLLEPPHCTGLDALQTVAEELEHDNPEVIIAHGAELLERLYQLDIIVSTPAP is encoded by the coding sequence ATGTCTGAATCATCCCTCGATTCATCAACTCTGCCGACATTCCAGCGAACCCAATATGCCTTTGCTGCGCACCTGCGGGACCCGGATGCCAATCCGGCTCCTCCGGATATTGAAGACCGGCGTATGAAGATCTATCGGGAGCTGGTTTACAACAACATAGAATCTTTCATCGCAACCGGTTTTCCCGTATTGCGACAGCTGATCGCCGACCAGCACTGGCATGCTCTGGTTCGCGACTTTGTCAGCCGACACTGCAGTCATTCACCCTATTTTCTGGAGATCAGTCAGGAGTTCCTCAAGTACCTTCAGGAAGAGCGCCAGTTTCTGGTATCGGATCCGCCATTCATGCTAGAGCTTGCCCATTATGAATGGGTAGAGCTGGCACTTGATGTCGCCGAGGGTGATCTACCGGAGTTGCCCCCTGTTCCTGTTGACGTGATGGCTGAGTCGCTGCAGGTTTCGCCACTGGCGTGGCGGCTATCCTATGAATATCCGGTTCATTTGATTGGACAGGAATACCAGCCAACAGAACCGCCCGAGCAGCCAACGTTTCTGGTGGTGTACCGCAACCGGGAACAGAGCGTGAAGTTTCTTGAGAGCAACGCCGTGACAATCCGACTATTGCAGTTGCTGGAGCCCCCCCATTGTACAGGCTTGGATGCACTACAAACTGTTGCCGAGGAGCTGGAGCATGACAATCCCGAGGTCATTATCGCCCATGGTGCTGAGTTGCTTGAGCGGCTTTATCAACTGGACATCATTGTTTCCACCCCGGCACCATAA
- a CDS encoding putative porin, with product MKSKTSAILITGAMLSAAVLPVQADPMLDLLKVLRDKGTISAEDYNTIADAAKAQEEKMDKMVATAKPAASWADTVVWSGDVRYRYEGIDDDRRDDERNRNRLRARIGVTAQVTDTVKAGVALASGSDDPVSSNQTLGGGGSSKGINLDMGWIDWNFAQNMNLVAGKTKNPFYAPAKHGLVWDGDYRPEGGHLSYDNGTIWAIAAYHFLNSDNGSNGTNDVEEMFGAQLGFNGSISDTTSYKIGASYFYIPVEGSASFVDGDFFGNSSVGGLHALDYEIAEVFAELNTNLGGIPTTLFADFVQNTDSDADEDTGYALGVKLGKVKNKGDWDFGYAYQDLEADAVFAAFTDSDFGGGGTDVKGHKFSAGLGLSKNTKLGLTYFKNEYGDFTRGEEFDYDRIQLDLSTKF from the coding sequence ATGAAATCAAAAACATCTGCAATTTTAATCACCGGCGCCATGCTGAGTGCCGCTGTTTTGCCTGTTCAGGCGGACCCAATGCTGGATCTGCTGAAAGTGTTGCGGGATAAAGGCACCATCAGCGCCGAAGACTACAACACCATCGCTGATGCGGCCAAAGCTCAAGAAGAAAAAATGGACAAGATGGTCGCCACTGCCAAACCAGCAGCTTCCTGGGCCGACACGGTAGTATGGTCAGGTGATGTTCGTTACCGCTACGAAGGCATCGACGATGATCGCCGCGACGACGAACGCAATCGCAACCGCCTCCGTGCTCGCATTGGTGTTACCGCTCAGGTGACCGACACGGTCAAAGCCGGTGTAGCACTGGCCAGCGGTAGCGATGACCCCGTTTCATCCAACCAGACACTGGGCGGCGGCGGCAGCTCCAAAGGCATCAACCTGGACATGGGCTGGATTGACTGGAATTTTGCCCAAAATATGAATCTGGTGGCCGGTAAAACCAAAAACCCTTTCTACGCTCCTGCCAAACACGGCCTGGTATGGGATGGCGATTACCGCCCTGAAGGCGGCCACCTCTCTTACGATAACGGCACTATCTGGGCCATAGCCGCCTATCATTTCCTCAACAGTGATAATGGCAGCAACGGCACCAATGATGTTGAAGAAATGTTCGGTGCCCAACTCGGGTTTAACGGCAGCATCTCCGATACAACGTCCTACAAAATTGGCGCCAGCTACTTTTACATCCCGGTTGAAGGCAGTGCTTCTTTCGTCGACGGCGACTTCTTTGGTAACTCCAGCGTTGGCGGCTTACACGCACTTGACTATGAAATCGCTGAGGTGTTCGCCGAACTGAACACCAATCTGGGCGGCATTCCAACCACCCTGTTCGCTGACTTCGTACAAAATACCGACAGCGATGCCGATGAAGATACCGGTTACGCGCTGGGTGTTAAGCTGGGTAAAGTCAAAAACAAAGGTGACTGGGACTTCGGCTACGCTTATCAGGACCTGGAAGCAGATGCCGTATTTGCAGCCTTCACCGATTCTGACTTTGGTGGCGGTGGCACGGATGTCAAAGGCCATAAATTCAGTGCGGGCCTCGGTCTGAGCAAAAATACCAAACTCGGCCTCACCTACTTCAAAAATGAATATGGGGATTTCACCCGCGGCGAAGAATTTGACTATGACCGCATCCAGCTGGACCTGAGCACCAAGTTTTAA
- a CDS encoding HvfB family MNIO-type RiPP peptide maturase, translating to MSNRQYPVQGAGLGLRRALMGSLWSQSPENIDFMEVAPENWIGVGGRLGHQFRAYTERYPFVCHGLSLSIGSPAPLDFELLSRVKTFLDQHQVRYYTEHLSYCSDHGHLYDLMPIPFTESAVHYVSGRIRQVQDFLGRRIAVENVSYYAAPQQEMSEIDFINAVIAEADCDLLLDVNNIYVNSINHRYNAEEFLAQLPGERVVYAHIAGHYEEAEDLRVDTHGADVIDPVWHLLDMAYQQFGVVPTLLERDFNMPPVPVLLEEVTRIRQSQQSALQTGERGKIANV from the coding sequence ATGTCTAATCGCCAATACCCCGTTCAAGGGGCAGGGCTGGGATTGCGGCGAGCACTGATGGGCTCGCTGTGGTCCCAATCACCTGAAAATATCGATTTTATGGAGGTGGCCCCGGAAAACTGGATCGGAGTGGGTGGTCGCCTTGGCCATCAGTTCCGCGCCTATACGGAGCGCTACCCTTTTGTTTGTCATGGTCTCTCTCTGTCAATCGGTTCCCCCGCGCCGCTTGATTTTGAACTGCTGTCGAGAGTTAAAACCTTCCTAGATCAACATCAGGTGCGTTACTACACTGAACATTTGAGTTATTGCAGTGATCACGGGCATCTCTATGACCTGATGCCCATTCCCTTCACTGAATCGGCTGTTCACTACGTGTCTGGAAGGATTCGTCAGGTTCAGGATTTTCTCGGTCGGCGTATCGCAGTGGAGAATGTTTCCTACTACGCGGCACCCCAACAGGAAATGTCAGAAATTGACTTTATCAATGCGGTAATTGCAGAGGCCGACTGTGATCTGTTGCTGGATGTGAACAACATCTACGTGAACAGTATCAATCATCGCTACAACGCGGAGGAGTTCCTCGCGCAATTACCGGGTGAGCGGGTGGTCTATGCCCATATCGCGGGTCACTATGAAGAAGCGGAGGATTTACGGGTCGATACCCATGGCGCGGATGTTATTGACCCTGTCTGGCATCTCCTCGATATGGCCTACCAACAGTTTGGCGTTGTGCCAACTCTGCTGGAGCGGGACTTCAACATGCCACCTGTGCCTGTTTTACTTGAGGAGGTGACGCGTATCCGGCAGTCGCAGCAGTCAGCCCTGCAGACCGGTGAGCGTGGAAAAATAGCCAATGTCTGA